The genomic window AGTGCTAGCAATGGAACTTGAAGGGTTTTTATGTGAAAGTCTATGTATGAGTCTTTCTACTGGTGCGCACACTGCACCCCGGGGCCATGATGGCCCCCTTCATCATCAGAACTATCATTATACGCCTCTCTCCTGCCTCCACTGCCAGACCCTTGACTTCTGTCAAATTCTGCAAGATCAACTTCTTCAGCATCTGCAGCGATGTCAGGATTGTCAGCTCGGGCTGGAAGAAGGTTCTCCAAGTCCTTAAAGAGACATCAGAACCACAAATAAGTGATGGCTCTAAACACCATTTCATTATAAAGTGCATAAATGTAGAGGTTCTTCGATGGAAGCTCACATTGAGTTTTTCAGGGCTGATCCAGTTGCTTTCTGGGAACTGAACGTCAAACTTGATGTAAAGATCTCCTTTTTCAAATGGATTTCTGTACTGAGGCATTCCTTCTCCTTTCACCACTCGAATACaacctgcaacaaaaaaaagtgatttaaaatcaaTCAGAAGGTAAATATAAAGATCTAGAATCTTCAATACTGAATAAACTTGTAATTTAAGAGCTACATAACACATACAAAGCTTTAGGTTAAGGGTTGAATATACAAGAAACACGATCTTCTCATAAAAATAGACAGAATattcaacaatttcactgaactcctgAACTGCACAtaattctgggggatgtaggcagagttTAAACCTCTCAACCCGTCTAGGCCAgctaagcaaggttggtggcatcaactcagtcactcactctttggtttcctagcaacaacctgttgagtaacttgctcagcagcagtttaaggtttcgccACCGTCTCTCATAATTGCTTAAAAAGGAACAACGACGAtgtgggttagggttagggtggAGTAAAAACTGTGGAAAGGTAACGCCACCTGTTGGGTAGCATTTCatatatgtaaaacaaaaaataataattgtcaaTTTCAGCTGTTATGTAAACCTTACAGTGATATGTCTGATCGCCTCTGATCTTTTCATTAACTGGGCAGCTTCCCCCGTCTTGCTGAAGCATCACCAGAACACTATACTGCCACCACCCTGGGGTTATATAAATCATTGCAGATGACAAGagattaattagtttttttttacctggctCAATGACCTTGCCAGGTGGATATTTGACCAGCAGCTGACGTCCATCCAAGTGTGTGATGGTGATCTGGAAGCCACACAGAGCTTCGACAAGGCCAATGCGCTGGACCATGTGAAGGTCACTGCCATCACGTCGGAACTCCTGTTTAGATTAAAACCCAACgtttttcaatttgatttattgGCAAAGATTTATCAAATAGAGCaatgatgatttaatttcaaaacctttggCAGTATCAAAggtcagttaaaaatgttttgagtttacCTCATGGTCTTTCTCTTGAAGCACCAGAACGATATCTCCTGGTTCAACACCTGGTGCTTGGTCAGCTTCCCCAGAGAATGTGATCTTCTGGCCGTGCTTCATGCCTTTGTCCACATGAACTTCCAGAAGTTTGGTCTCCTTGCAAACCTTCTGACCCTCGCACTTTCTGCAGCGGTCCTTCTCATTTATCACCTCACCTGGACAAAAATATGCACTcatacttttcaaaaaaaaaagtatggcTCCGGTTCTCTATTGACATAATTTATCTCTGTAGGTATTGGGGTGTGTTTGTGTCGAAGTGTTACCCTCTCCGTTGCAGTCGGTGCAGACTGACTGCATTTGCTGCACCATCCCTGGGGCCAGCTGTCTGATCATGATTTTcattcctcttcctctgcatgTCACACACTTCTGTACTGCTCCTGCCTTACCCCCTTGACTACAAGTCAAAAGGTACAAATAAGCAACATTATTATCAGTACTCCACACATTACAcactcttaaaaataaactaagaaaattgaaaattgtACA from Poecilia reticulata strain Guanapo linkage group LG6, Guppy_female_1.0+MT, whole genome shotgun sequence includes these protein-coding regions:
- the dnaja2b gene encoding dnaJ homolog subfamily A member 2b: MANVADTRLYDILGVSPSASENELKKAYRKLAKEYHPDKNPDAGDKFKEISFAYEVLTNPEKKELYDRYGEQGLREGGGGGPGMDDIFSHIFGGGLFGFMGGRGSRSNGGKRRGDDMVHPLKVSLEDLYNGKTTKLQLSKNVLCSACNGQGGKAGAVQKCVTCRGRGMKIMIRQLAPGMVQQMQSVCTDCNGEGEVINEKDRCRKCEGQKVCKETKLLEVHVDKGMKHGQKITFSGEADQAPGVEPGDIVLVLQEKDHEEFRRDGSDLHMVQRIGLVEALCGFQITITHLDGRQLLVKYPPGKVIEPGCIRVVKGEGMPQYRNPFEKGDLYIKFDVQFPESNWISPEKLNDLENLLPARADNPDIAADAEEVDLAEFDRSQGSGSGGRREAYNDSSDDEGGHHGPGVQCAHQ